GTTAGACCGCATTCTTAAGTCGTCCCCCACCAGTAGGGTCTTTATGTTGCCTGACGAGGCCGGAAACATGGAGGCCGCCTGCCTGGCCATCAACTGGGGAGACTATTTGCACTTGAAACTCAAGAACCCCAAAGGGTTCTTCAAGATGATCGATTCAATAGGAATTAAGGACAAGATCCTATATGTTACTTTGCTGGCCGGGAAGCCCTCCAGCGCTCGTCAATTGGTCAAAGGCGTTGCCTATAAGTTTCGCAAAGAGCATGGAGTCCATGTGACGTTGCTCACCAGTCACGACGGAGATCCTTACATTGACGTGAAGAAAAGTATCATTCATGATCCATATGTTTATATGATCATTATCAAAGATCGTATGGACGTATATGAGGCGATGAGAGACCATAGTAAAGATGAAAACGGTAATGTGCGCCTATTTATAGATACTCCTATGCTTTAGATTCCTCCGGTAAGCGAATTCAATATTCTCGAGTAACCATTCAGTCTTGCGGGGGTGGAAGGGATTTTTAGCCCTGAAGGGGCGTACCAATGGTAGCCACGGGTGTAACCCGTGGACCGGAAGCACTGCCACAGCCCTGGATCACCGACCCTGAAGGGGTCGACCAATCCCGAAGTCCAACTCACATTCATGGTCGACCCCTCCAGGGTCGGTAATCCAAATGATTGTGTGGGCCATTCTCCACGGGCTTACGCCCGTGGCTACCGTCGGGCTGCCCCTTCGGGGCATGGGAGACGCTCCCGCACGTAAGTGAATGATTACATCCTCGACAGGCTTGTTGACCCTCGACTTGGCTCACAATACGCAGGGGGCATATTGGAAGCCCTATGTCGTGGTAGACTTCGGCGACGGCCGCTGAGTGTACGTATCGGTTAATATGTTTTTCTGAAGCTTTCCCATGGCATTTCTGGGCAGTGCATCCAGAAAGAACACTGCCTTGGGACACTTGTACCCTGCAAGCCGCCCCTTGCAGAATTGGATAATGTTTTCGGATGACACATCGGGCACGTTCTCTTTGACCGCAACGACCGCTACGACCCGCTCACCGAAGTCTTCGTCCGGCAGGCCTATTACCGCGGCTTCTCTGATCGCGCCATAGCCTTCCAGCACGTTTTCCACTTCTTTTGGATACACGTTGTACCCGCCGGTGATGATCAGTTCCTTGGCTCGCCCCACAAGATACAGCCTGTCGTTGTCCGAGGGGTCCTGGTATCCCAGGTCGCCGGTTTTGAACCATCCGCGGTCAAAGGACTCCTGCGTCTTCTCCGGCATCCCCCAATAGCCTTTGAACACATTTGCGCCGCGCACCCAGACTTCCCCCACGTCCCCGGGGGTCACATCTTTACCGGTGGCCGAGACTACCCGGACCTCCACCCCCGGCAACGGGAATCCCACGCTCTTGGCCCGTCTGCCAGCAGTATCGAGGGTATTCGACGAGATCATGCCGGTTTCGGTCATGCCGTAGCGTTCCAGGATTCGGAATCCCGTTGCCTGCTCGAACCGAAGGAACTGGGTCTCCAGGAGGGGGGCCGAACCGGAGGTGAACAGCCTCATGCTCGTTAGATCGGGTTTTGTCTCCAGCCCGTCCCATTGTGCCATGAGGCGCTGATACATGGTGGGCACCCCCATCAGTACGGTGCACCGGTGCAGACCCAGTGCCTCCCACGTCCTGAGAGGATCGAACTTCTCGTGCATGATTATCGTCGCGCCCGCGTTCAGGCCTCCGTGAAGCGCCACGAAGAGGCCATGGACATGAAAGA
The Desulfomonile tiedjei genome window above contains:
- a CDS encoding AMP-binding protein gives rise to the protein MNLAKRLAETAGRYPNKPAIIFEEAITTYGDLDKQISRYAYLLASLDLKPGDRVALQLPKCMEFILLEQAVLSVGGIVIPLNTDYRPEEMMYFLSDSGARLLFTDLEKFLRARDEIAKLRGIKTVLVDSEGTEGAVSLASVLEKDPRSDQRRYPAQGDDTAVICYTSGTTGKPKGAMLTHDNLISNMTALHEVWGWTDRDILLHVLPLFHVHGLFVALHGGLNAGATIIMHEKFDPLRTWEALGLHRCTVLMGVPTMYQRLMAQWDGLETKPDLTSMRLFTSGSAPLLETQFLRFEQATGFRILERYGMTETGMISSNTLDTAGRRAKSVGFPLPGVEVRVVSATGKDVTPGDVGEVWVRGANVFKGYWGMPEKTQESFDRGWFKTGDLGYQDPSDNDRLYLVGRAKELIITGGYNVYPKEVENVLEGYGAIREAAVIGLPDEDFGERVVAVVAVKENVPDVSSENIIQFCKGRLAGYKCPKAVFFLDALPRNAMGKLQKNILTDTYTQRPSPKSTTT